A single window of Anaerocolumna chitinilytica DNA harbors:
- a CDS encoding alpha/beta fold hydrolase, with translation MPYCNARDCNVFYEDIGIGETILFLHSGYSRGIIAFSGQIQPFCNKYRLLLPDFRGHGRTTAENKDWDTAVIADDMAAFIRNMGLHQVHLIGYSLGGGVALHLASKYPELVKSMITIGCGGVPDGTGSEAYEPEELLRRNETDFIERIRVRNWEATEGDWRHHMEQSVRDWRMYPCLSEEDFEKLKMPSFFLAGELDTYATKERLLNLQRKVENSEVWIVPECGHRPHMPTEKVKEVNERIGSFLDKVMMG, from the coding sequence ATGCCATACTGTAATGCCAGAGATTGTAATGTATTTTATGAAGATATCGGAATAGGAGAAACAATCCTTTTTTTACACAGTGGTTACAGCAGGGGAATTATTGCTTTTTCCGGGCAGATTCAGCCATTTTGTAATAAATACAGGCTTCTTCTGCCGGATTTTAGAGGCCATGGCAGAACGACAGCAGAAAACAAAGACTGGGATACAGCGGTGATTGCAGATGATATGGCAGCTTTTATTAGAAACATGGGGCTTCATCAGGTGCATTTAATCGGTTACAGCCTGGGCGGAGGTGTAGCTCTCCATCTTGCTTCAAAATACCCGGAGCTGGTTAAAAGTATGATAACTATAGGGTGCGGTGGAGTACCTGATGGTACTGGGTCAGAAGCTTATGAACCAGAGGAACTGCTTCGAAGAAATGAGACTGATTTTATTGAGAGAATCAGAGTCAGGAATTGGGAGGCTACCGAAGGAGACTGGAGACATCATATGGAACAGAGTGTCAGAGACTGGAGGATGTATCCATGTCTGTCAGAGGAAGATTTTGAAAAGCTAAAAATGCCGAGTTTCTTCCTTGCAGGAGAACTTGATACCTATGCAACAAAAGAAAGACTCCTTAACCTGCAAAGAAAAGTAGAAAATAGTGAAGTATGGATTGTCCCTGAATGCGGTCACAGACCTCATATGCCCACAGAAAAAGTAAAGGAAGTTAATGAACGGATTGGTAGTTTTTTGGATAAAGTGATGATGGGATAA
- a CDS encoding pyridoxamine 5'-phosphate oxidase family protein — protein sequence MEREVAESVIKLVESSRDAICCSVDEEGYPNAKTMFRLKNEGLDTFWFSTNTSSIRVGQWEKNPKASIYFLDAVGFHGVMFIGEMIVHGEEELKKAFWKAGDEVYYPLGPTDPDYTILEFRAVKGNYYHGLKKHLFLTEEVKEYR from the coding sequence ATGGAGAGAGAAGTGGCAGAAAGTGTAATTAAATTAGTAGAAAGCAGCAGGGACGCAATATGCTGTTCCGTGGATGAAGAGGGATATCCCAATGCAAAAACAATGTTTCGATTAAAAAATGAAGGATTGGATACTTTCTGGTTCTCAACCAATACTTCTTCCATCCGAGTAGGGCAATGGGAGAAGAATCCCAAGGCTTCTATTTATTTTCTGGATGCGGTAGGATTTCATGGAGTAATGTTTATTGGTGAAATGATTGTTCATGGAGAGGAAGAACTCAAAAAAGCCTTTTGGAAAGCAGGGGATGAAGTATACTACCCCCTTGGACCAACTGATCCGGATTACACTATTCTGGAATTTAGGGCAGTGAAAGGAAACTACTATCATGGCTTAAAGAAGCATCTCTTCTTAACGGAAGAAGTAAAGGAGTATAGGTAA
- a CDS encoding MarR family transcriptional regulator, with translation MKTYGGFLISQIKQLQGRVFERMLKESGIDAFNGAQGRILYVLWEKEKLTISEIGHLTSLAKTSLTSMLDRMEESGLVERRADQNNRRQIIISITDKARNYKEEYDRVSLEMNELFYKRFSEEEIEQFEEMLRRLIQNLEE, from the coding sequence ATAAAAACCTATGGAGGATTTCTTATTTCACAAATCAAACAGCTGCAAGGCAGAGTGTTTGAAAGAATGCTAAAGGAGAGCGGTATTGATGCCTTTAATGGGGCACAGGGAAGAATCCTTTATGTATTATGGGAAAAAGAAAAGCTTACGATTTCTGAAATCGGGCATCTTACATCCCTGGCCAAGACATCTCTTACCAGTATGCTTGACAGAATGGAAGAGAGCGGATTAGTAGAGCGAAGAGCAGATCAAAATAACCGCAGGCAGATAATAATATCTATTACGGACAAGGCAAGGAATTACAAGGAAGAGTATGACCGTGTGTCCCTTGAAATGAATGAATTGTTTTATAAAAGGTTTTCGGAGGAAGAGATAGAACAGTTTGAGGAAATGTTAAGGCGTCTTATTCAAAACCTGGAAGAATGA
- a CDS encoding glycoside hydrolase family 127 protein gives MDNMNQYRTVGLEKVELKEGFFREYQELVQRVVIPYQWEALNDRIPEAEKSYAIHNFKVAAGLEEGEFGGLVFQDSDVAKWLEAVGYSLSAAPDPELEKQADEVIEYIEKAQQEDGYLNTFFTLKRPKEKWTNLMDCHELYCAGHMMEAAVAYYNATGKRKLLDVMCRFADHINSVFGTEEGKIHGYDGHEEIELALVKLYKATGEEKYLNLSKYFIDERGKEPNFFLLEWEKRGKSSFWNPSDHRQPEVSYNQAHIPVREQTEAIGHAVRAVYLYSGMADIAALTKDESLKKACKALWNNIVTKQMYITGGIGSTHSGEAFTFDYDLPNDTVYQETCASIGLFLFAHRMTLLEENGSYGDIMERALYNSIISGMGFDGKSFFYVNPMEVWPKASEKNPERKHVAPVRQKWYGCACCPPNLARLLMSLRQYIYTYSEDTIYAHLYIPSKAEIEAGGSKIILEQNTGYPWDGGVRIKLGLNKEMEYTLKLRIPSWCRKYQVSVNGEAMTAEAGQLENGFLSIHRNWCDGDEVVLQMEMPVEIIQSHPEVRANAGKVSIMRGPLVYCLEETDNGPNLSALSLEIGTGFELKEEAGLMKGALSITGQGFRISDKEWNHSLYRPFKAEEEKTEIKAIPYFLWGNRDKGEMLVWMNHK, from the coding sequence ATGGATAATATGAATCAATACCGTACTGTGGGATTGGAGAAGGTTGAGTTAAAGGAAGGATTTTTCAGAGAATACCAGGAACTTGTGCAAAGGGTAGTTATCCCTTACCAATGGGAAGCCTTGAATGACAGAATACCGGAAGCAGAAAAGAGTTATGCCATTCACAACTTTAAAGTAGCAGCTGGGCTTGAAGAAGGAGAATTCGGTGGACTGGTATTTCAAGACAGTGATGTTGCCAAATGGCTGGAAGCAGTTGGATACAGCTTGTCTGCTGCTCCCGACCCGGAGCTTGAGAAACAGGCAGATGAAGTTATTGAATATATCGAAAAGGCTCAGCAGGAAGATGGCTATTTGAATACTTTCTTTACCTTAAAGCGTCCAAAGGAAAAATGGACAAATCTGATGGATTGCCATGAATTATATTGTGCCGGCCATATGATGGAAGCAGCGGTGGCATATTATAATGCTACGGGAAAAAGAAAGCTTTTAGATGTCATGTGCCGCTTTGCGGATCACATCAACAGTGTGTTTGGAACAGAAGAAGGAAAGATTCACGGTTACGACGGGCATGAAGAAATTGAGCTCGCTTTGGTAAAGTTGTATAAAGCAACGGGAGAGGAAAAATACCTGAATTTGTCCAAGTACTTTATCGATGAGAGAGGGAAAGAACCTAATTTCTTTTTACTCGAATGGGAGAAGAGAGGAAAGTCCTCTTTCTGGAATCCCTCCGATCATAGACAGCCGGAGGTTTCATATAATCAGGCTCATATACCTGTAAGAGAGCAGACAGAGGCCATAGGCCATGCGGTCAGGGCAGTCTACTTATACTCGGGAATGGCTGATATTGCGGCACTGACGAAAGATGAAAGCCTTAAGAAGGCCTGTAAAGCTCTGTGGAACAATATTGTTACAAAGCAAATGTATATAACCGGTGGAATTGGTTCGACTCATTCTGGCGAAGCCTTTACTTTTGATTATGATCTGCCCAATGACACTGTTTATCAGGAGACCTGTGCCTCAATCGGATTATTTTTGTTTGCACATAGGATGACTCTGTTAGAAGAGAATGGAAGTTACGGAGACATCATGGAAAGAGCCCTGTACAATTCTATTATCAGTGGGATGGGATTTGACGGTAAGAGCTTCTTTTATGTAAATCCTATGGAAGTATGGCCGAAAGCCAGCGAAAAGAATCCGGAGAGAAAGCATGTTGCACCGGTAAGGCAGAAATGGTATGGCTGTGCCTGCTGCCCCCCTAATCTGGCCAGACTCTTAATGTCATTAAGGCAATATATCTATACCTATAGCGAGGATACCATATATGCACATTTGTATATACCCAGTAAGGCAGAGATAGAGGCAGGAGGAAGTAAGATAATTCTTGAACAGAACACTGGATATCCTTGGGATGGGGGTGTAAGGATAAAGCTTGGCCTAAACAAAGAGATGGAATACACTCTTAAATTAAGAATTCCAAGTTGGTGCAGAAAATATCAAGTCTCGGTAAATGGAGAAGCTATGACAGCAGAAGCAGGACAACTAGAGAACGGTTTTCTTTCTATCCACAGAAACTGGTGCGACGGAGATGAGGTAGTGCTTCAAATGGAAATGCCGGTTGAAATCATACAGTCACACCCAGAAGTGCGTGCCAATGCCGGAAAGGTCTCGATTATGCGTGGACCACTGGTCTATTGTCTGGAAGAGACAGATAATGGTCCGAATCTATCAGCTTTATCCCTTGAGATCGGTACAGGTTTTGAACTTAAAGAGGAAGCGGGGCTAATGAAAGGTGCATTATCCATAACCGGACAGGGCTTCCGAATAAGCGATAAAGAGTGGAACCACTCACTCTATCGGCCATTTAAGGCAGAAGAAGAGAAAACAGAGATTAAGGCAATACCATATTTCCTATGGGGTAACAGAGATAAAGGGGAAATGCTGGTATGGATGAATCATAAATAA
- a CDS encoding helix-turn-helix transcriptional regulator — MYYLKANITSPVCFISAGHFTAESRWIHSERIIEDYEIIINLKNPIFIQQEEVQYTLNSGDSLLLLPGLTHKGFDYSDKGASFYWFHFTAGRQVMPCKQEAAIRQDYNLENTDCTWEVIQSGEAENVISLINNNNFLDDFSSYCLLPTLMRSVNLDRVSILFHQLLHLQSSHYYTEQATRYLLTSLLIELAQQNILQFKSKHDSEHSLDKLPKILEWIRIHSMKRISLSDVAHEFNYSKEYLARYFKKHMGMSMQQYIYNLKLSKAKELLCESDKTIGEIAETLGFLDEKYFMKLFKKMEDTTPKQYRNAYNRTHMNTN; from the coding sequence ATGTATTACTTAAAAGCAAACATTACATCCCCTGTCTGCTTTATCTCGGCAGGACATTTTACAGCAGAATCCCGCTGGATACATTCTGAAAGAATCATTGAAGATTATGAGATTATTATCAACTTAAAGAATCCTATCTTTATCCAGCAGGAGGAGGTTCAATACACCCTTAACTCCGGTGATTCCCTGCTGCTCCTGCCAGGCTTAACCCACAAAGGATTTGACTATTCTGATAAAGGAGCCTCCTTTTATTGGTTTCACTTTACTGCCGGCAGACAGGTTATGCCCTGTAAACAGGAAGCTGCTATCAGACAAGATTATAACTTAGAGAATACTGACTGTACCTGGGAAGTAATCCAATCTGGGGAAGCTGAGAATGTGATATCTCTTATTAATAATAATAATTTCCTTGACGATTTCTCTTCCTATTGTCTGCTGCCAACCCTTATGAGAAGTGTGAACCTTGACCGGGTAAGTATCTTATTTCACCAGCTGCTTCACCTGCAGTCTTCTCATTATTATACGGAGCAGGCAACCAGATATTTGCTGACCTCCCTTCTGATAGAGTTGGCACAGCAGAATATCCTTCAATTTAAATCCAAGCACGACTCTGAACATTCCCTTGATAAACTACCCAAAATCCTGGAATGGATAAGAATTCATTCTATGAAAAGAATCTCCCTCTCTGATGTCGCCCATGAATTTAATTATTCAAAGGAATATCTGGCAAGGTATTTTAAGAAGCATATGGGTATGAGCATGCAGCAGTACATCTATAATTTAAAGCTCTCAAAAGCCAAAGAACTTCTATGCGAATCTGATAAAACAATCGGCGAAATTGCAGAAACTCTTGGTTTTTTAGATGAAAAATACTTCATGAAGCTATTTAAAAAAATGGAGGACACTACCCCTAAGCAGTATAGAAATGCTTACAACCGGACTCATATGAATACGAATTAA
- a CDS encoding glycoside hydrolase family 30 protein, giving the protein MKIFTTNAEVRFEEKEGEFIYSPSKEFKLLKVYPKEKRQEILGFGGAFTEASAYTWSKMSEENKTKLLDLYFGKNGNGYNFCRTHIQSCDFSLGNRSYVEENDTELATFTIEGDFKYQIPFIKEALKLNKDIEFLASPWSPPPFMKTNKEMNHGGKLIEEYYDAWAGIFVKYIQAYANEGIVIKRVTIQNEPNAVQTWDSCQFTGEEERKFACDHLRKKLDGAGLTDVRINCWDHNKDLIVERCEETFSDEQALKDISGIAFHWYTGDHFEALQCIRDKYPDKELIFTEGCVEYSRFAAAGQSQNAEMYAHDIIGNLNAGMNGYIDWNLILDENGGPNHVGNFCDAPVMCDTTKDTVDVKLSFYYIGHFSRFVKPGAKRILVSRYTDKLDCCGFVNPDGEVVVVVLNKTDEAQSFEIMVEGKTCAIETSAHSIVTACWK; this is encoded by the coding sequence ATGAAGATTTTTACAACCAATGCTGAGGTTAGGTTTGAAGAAAAAGAAGGGGAATTTATATATTCACCATCCAAAGAATTTAAACTTCTAAAGGTATATCCAAAGGAAAAAAGACAGGAAATCCTGGGATTTGGAGGGGCTTTCACGGAAGCTTCCGCATATACCTGGAGCAAGATGAGCGAAGAGAATAAAACCAAACTTTTAGATCTATATTTTGGAAAAAATGGAAATGGATATAATTTTTGCAGAACGCATATCCAAAGCTGTGATTTTTCCTTGGGTAACCGTTCTTATGTAGAAGAAAATGATACAGAACTTGCAACCTTTACAATTGAAGGGGATTTTAAGTATCAAATACCTTTTATCAAGGAAGCTTTAAAGTTAAACAAAGATATAGAATTCCTGGCTTCTCCCTGGAGTCCACCGCCCTTTATGAAGACAAACAAGGAAATGAATCATGGCGGTAAATTAATAGAAGAATATTATGATGCATGGGCAGGCATCTTTGTAAAATACATACAGGCTTATGCAAATGAAGGTATTGTTATTAAACGTGTAACCATACAGAATGAACCTAATGCAGTACAGACATGGGATTCCTGTCAGTTTACAGGTGAGGAGGAAAGAAAATTCGCCTGTGACCATTTAAGGAAAAAGCTTGATGGTGCAGGACTTACCGATGTCAGAATTAACTGCTGGGATCATAATAAGGATCTGATTGTTGAACGCTGCGAAGAGACTTTTTCTGATGAGCAGGCGTTAAAAGATATTTCTGGTATAGCCTTTCATTGGTATACCGGAGACCATTTTGAAGCACTCCAATGCATTCGTGATAAGTATCCGGATAAAGAGCTCATCTTTACAGAAGGCTGTGTGGAGTACTCCAGGTTCGCCGCTGCCGGACAGTCCCAGAATGCTGAGATGTATGCCCATGACATCATCGGAAACTTAAACGCAGGAATGAACGGATACATTGATTGGAATCTTATTCTCGATGAAAACGGTGGACCGAATCATGTAGGTAATTTCTGTGATGCACCTGTTATGTGCGATACAACAAAGGATACAGTTGATGTTAAGCTATCTTTTTACTATATTGGGCATTTCAGCAGATTTGTAAAACCCGGTGCCAAGAGAATTCTGGTTTCCAGATATACGGACAAATTAGATTGCTGTGGCTTTGTAAATCCGGATGGAGAAGTTGTTGTCGTTGTTTTGAATAAGACAGATGAAGCACAAAGTTTTGAAATTATGGTGGAAGGAAAAACTTGTGCCATTGAAACCAGTGCACATTCCATCGTAACAGCTTGTTGGAAATAA
- a CDS encoding extracellular solute-binding protein: MQKHFADAKWVAHLEDTMKEVKRVISILLILMLTASVLFGCAAKEKTGGREVTGNESGAGSNTVMPLTDKPITLTVFVGLDSNLKGILNDYNSNMFFQELEKRTGVHLEFVIPEIGEESDAYYSMIASDNFTDIISHYNYAYPEGLDAAVDDGCYLDLTPYLDTYLKDYNTLRNRDTYTIKSTTTGSGRVVACYGLYTEKQGPWMGLQVRKDWLDELGLNEPVTYDDWEKMLTLFKSKKGAYAPISIGNNGYLEYSHALSAGFGVYEDFMQVNGKVVYGPAEEGWKDYLTLLNSWYKKGLIDHDFMINGEWQVDKSMVENGQTGAWNAMYIMMSQYEQAVPGMDVIPVASPVVKPGDKLHIRREDCSIGNPVTISAKCKYPEIAMKLLNYLYTQDGSLLANYGTKNDTFTYDSAGKPQVTDKIARNPKYSMGQAQALYLLPPNRLGGLYDWTRELSAVPKQDLKAYDVWSKGDDSYILPSSLTYTGEESKERSKIVTDLTKYMNSMNINFIIGASNINTEWDSYINELKKMNLDRAVEITQQALDRFNSEH; this comes from the coding sequence GTGCAAAAACATTTCGCAGATGCTAAATGGGTAGCACACTTGGAGGATACCATGAAAGAAGTGAAAAGGGTTATCAGTATATTGTTAATCCTGATGTTAACCGCATCTGTACTTTTTGGCTGTGCTGCAAAGGAGAAAACGGGAGGCAGGGAAGTAACCGGTAATGAAAGCGGCGCTGGCAGCAACACTGTGATGCCGCTTACGGATAAACCGATTACATTAACAGTATTTGTGGGACTCGACAGCAATCTAAAAGGAATTCTTAATGATTATAATAGCAATATGTTCTTTCAGGAGCTGGAGAAACGGACTGGAGTTCATCTGGAATTTGTAATTCCTGAAATCGGAGAGGAAAGCGATGCTTATTATTCCATGATTGCCTCGGATAATTTTACCGACATCATCTCCCACTACAACTATGCTTATCCGGAGGGATTGGATGCTGCTGTGGATGATGGCTGTTACCTGGATCTGACACCTTATCTGGACACTTATCTGAAGGATTACAATACTTTGCGAAATCGGGATACTTATACGATAAAAAGTACCACTACCGGTTCTGGAAGAGTAGTTGCCTGTTACGGTCTCTATACAGAAAAACAGGGACCCTGGATGGGCTTGCAGGTAAGAAAGGACTGGTTGGATGAACTGGGTCTTAACGAGCCGGTAACCTATGATGACTGGGAGAAGATGCTGACTTTGTTTAAGAGCAAGAAGGGAGCTTATGCGCCTATCAGCATTGGGAATAATGGATATCTTGAATATTCCCATGCATTGAGTGCAGGGTTTGGTGTCTATGAAGATTTTATGCAGGTTAATGGAAAAGTGGTCTATGGTCCTGCCGAGGAAGGTTGGAAGGATTATTTAACTTTACTTAACAGTTGGTATAAAAAAGGATTAATTGATCATGATTTCATGATAAACGGCGAGTGGCAGGTTGATAAGTCCATGGTAGAGAATGGACAGACAGGGGCTTGGAATGCCATGTATATTATGATGTCCCAGTATGAACAGGCAGTTCCCGGCATGGATGTGATACCTGTTGCATCTCCTGTAGTGAAACCTGGCGATAAACTGCATATACGAAGAGAGGACTGCAGTATCGGAAATCCTGTCACCATTTCTGCAAAGTGCAAATATCCCGAGATAGCAATGAAATTACTGAATTACCTTTATACACAGGATGGTTCACTTCTGGCTAATTACGGTACCAAAAATGATACCTTTACCTATGATTCCGCAGGAAAACCACAGGTTACGGATAAGATAGCAAGAAATCCAAAGTATAGCATGGGGCAGGCTCAGGCCCTGTATCTACTGCCGCCTAACAGGCTGGGAGGATTATATGATTGGACACGAGAGCTCAGTGCAGTACCAAAGCAGGATCTGAAAGCTTATGATGTCTGGAGCAAAGGGGATGATTCCTACATATTGCCCAGCAGCCTTACGTACACAGGAGAGGAATCAAAAGAGCGCAGCAAGATAGTAACAGATCTTACAAAGTATATGAACAGTATGAACATAAACTTTATTATCGGTGCCTCGAATATAAATACTGAATGGGACAGCTATATCAACGAGTTAAAAAAGATGAATTTAGACCGAGCCGTTGAGATAACACAGCAGGCTCTGGACCGCTTTAATAGTGAGCATTAG
- a CDS encoding helix-turn-helix domain-containing protein, translating to MKKLFHFKTRDKIFYSYLISYLVIGILPILISLFVYFNYGRVVLDDIHTSQSSTLSQLKNGFDDNLETVVKTGNMLAENDKLKELITIKGFSAGSLLEAAKFKDEMNTIKSSINFCSEIFVYLYSSDSIITNTKLYPSEINYIFANNYQLTKGEMLTAIDTPDYKGYKIIKDKDGNSSILFLQNVYSYNYKDKLATIVTVVPWKNIAAGIATMKEGKIYWINKGNQILGDNKASVSEDAISYNDYSNESKLIEKRIGSTKYVNSYVASDYYDFKYCITIPKSHYMKEMNNLIFGIVLQIMVMIGLAFILAWYYSVKNYKPISRLFTALKKNKKAARDINFDNIENYIENLYLENQTLSNSCNQAKDALFNQVVNGYIKGWNNDESILEETILSNTGVSLKKPYITMAITYADIMECNLFSGISESEKENTFKLLKFVVKNIFEENILSKYAGFFSDIDGMHLCVLNITDEILANGSLSFDIRKCLSIYKKLLNLKVNIGASKIHKECEAFSKAYNEAAQVLSFQSFWGKDYDAFAFYEETNMEYDTVYNYDSQLMEKQKKLYNMIVSKEYEQATEFLNQILDEMFIKDIHCMDINKCRMFALINTVYSCLSDIVGRSDGEYFKKLNPMERMLKANSIESARHIMNDIFREITDHLKKCLTNEYPNWVQEIIDFVDDNYSDPNLNVSILADKLNMNLSYVGRTFKSYTGYGITDMIHIRRIEECKRRLLLGESVREAAESIGYLDSKSLIRIFKKYEGITPGQYKSNFEKQIVELA from the coding sequence ATGAAGAAATTATTTCATTTCAAAACAAGAGATAAGATATTTTACTCTTACTTAATTTCATATTTGGTAATAGGAATACTCCCTATTTTAATTTCCTTGTTTGTATACTTTAATTACGGCAGGGTTGTTCTGGATGATATCCACACATCCCAGTCCTCCACGTTGTCCCAGCTGAAAAATGGATTTGACGATAATCTGGAGACAGTAGTCAAGACAGGCAATATGCTGGCAGAGAATGATAAATTAAAAGAGTTAATTACGATAAAAGGCTTTTCCGCCGGCAGTTTGCTGGAGGCCGCAAAGTTCAAAGATGAAATGAACACCATAAAGAGCAGTATCAATTTTTGCAGCGAGATATTTGTGTATCTTTATTCCAGTGACAGTATTATAACTAATACAAAGCTGTATCCATCTGAGATAAATTATATTTTTGCGAACAATTACCAACTAACCAAAGGTGAGATGCTAACAGCTATTGATACACCTGACTATAAGGGTTATAAAATTATTAAAGATAAAGACGGAAACAGCAGTATTCTCTTTCTGCAGAATGTCTACAGTTATAATTATAAAGATAAACTGGCCACCATCGTAACAGTAGTGCCCTGGAAGAACATTGCCGCAGGCATTGCTACCATGAAGGAAGGAAAGATTTACTGGATCAATAAAGGGAATCAGATACTAGGTGACAATAAAGCAAGCGTCTCAGAAGATGCCATATCCTATAATGATTACAGCAATGAAAGTAAGCTGATCGAAAAGCGTATTGGAAGCACTAAATATGTTAATTCCTATGTAGCATCTGATTATTATGACTTTAAATACTGTATTACTATACCTAAAAGTCATTATATGAAAGAAATGAACAACCTGATATTTGGTATTGTTCTTCAGATTATGGTAATGATAGGATTAGCCTTTATTCTTGCCTGGTATTATTCCGTGAAGAATTATAAACCTATTTCCAGATTGTTTACTGCCCTGAAAAAGAACAAAAAAGCAGCAAGGGATATTAATTTTGATAATATAGAGAATTACATCGAGAATCTATATCTGGAGAATCAGACTTTAAGCAATTCCTGCAACCAGGCAAAAGATGCATTGTTTAACCAGGTAGTTAACGGCTATATCAAGGGTTGGAACAATGATGAATCCATCCTGGAAGAAACCATCCTATCCAATACGGGAGTCAGTCTTAAAAAGCCATATATTACAATGGCAATAACCTATGCCGACATTATGGAATGTAATCTGTTTTCAGGGATAAGTGAATCAGAAAAAGAGAATACCTTTAAATTATTAAAATTCGTGGTAAAGAATATATTTGAGGAAAATATTCTCTCAAAGTATGCGGGATTCTTTAGTGACATTGATGGAATGCATCTTTGCGTACTAAACATCACCGATGAAATTCTTGCAAATGGCTCACTTTCCTTTGATATCAGAAAATGCCTTTCAATTTATAAAAAGCTGCTGAATTTAAAGGTTAACATTGGTGCAAGTAAGATTCATAAGGAATGCGAGGCTTTTTCAAAGGCTTATAACGAAGCCGCACAGGTATTGTCCTTCCAGTCATTCTGGGGAAAAGATTATGATGCCTTTGCATTTTATGAAGAAACCAATATGGAATATGATACGGTATATAATTATGACAGTCAGCTGATGGAAAAGCAGAAGAAGCTCTACAATATGATCGTATCCAAAGAGTATGAACAGGCTACTGAATTTTTAAATCAGATATTGGATGAAATGTTTATCAAAGATATCCATTGCATGGATATCAATAAATGCAGGATGTTTGCGCTGATTAATACGGTATACAGCTGTCTGAGTGATATCGTTGGAAGAAGTGACGGTGAATACTTTAAGAAGCTGAATCCCATGGAGAGAATGTTAAAAGCCAATTCCATCGAATCCGCCAGACATATCATGAACGATATCTTCAGAGAGATTACAGATCATCTGAAAAAGTGTCTGACCAATGAGTATCCTAATTGGGTACAGGAAATTATAGACTTTGTAGATGATAATTATTCTGACCCTAATTTAAATGTATCCATTCTGGCAGATAAACTTAATATGAACTTATCCTATGTGGGACGAACTTTTAAGAGCTATACCGGATATGGTATTACAGATATGATACATATCAGGCGTATTGAAGAATGTAAGAGAAGACTTTTGCTTGGCGAAAGTGTAAGAGAAGCAGCCGAATCAATCGGTTATCTGGATTCCAAATCACTGATTCGTATCTTTAAAAAATATGAAGGAATCACACCGGGCCAGTATAAAAGCAATTTTGAAAAGCAAATTGTGGAGTTAGCATAA